A part of Ammospiza caudacuta isolate bAmmCau1 chromosome 5, bAmmCau1.pri, whole genome shotgun sequence genomic DNA contains:
- the LOC131558374 gene encoding uncharacterized protein LOC131558374 isoform X1 yields MLDTPSSECSLASQENGSTESFSYSDQNQGFSSPASCPCLEQLEPADNLEATYCQYSSQGGIYQLSQLCHQGHLASNMFSSDHLPPPTPLESHPAFPDLPGNSGAITYGATRGYVQNHAGAPVMPQQPSDNSADIPAYPAVPWSDSYMQGALFSDQLHSQMTFSSMAGGQYFTEPYLLQVPNRTVLEFMPQTGRQKGVTPPEQSSYQSYQTEAELAALTEKEDLERSSKKGETETEEETYD; encoded by the exons ATGCTGGACACGCCCAGCAGTGAATGCAGCTTGGCCAGTCAGGAAAATGGCTCCACGGAATCCTTCTCTTACAGCGATCAGAATCAAGG CTTCAGTTCACCAGCTTCCTGCCCTtgtctggagcagctggagcctgcagacaaCCTGGAGGCCACCTACTGTCAATACAGCAGCCAGGGGGGAATCTATCAGCTCTCCCAGTTGTGTCACCAAGGTCACCTGGCCAGCAATATGTTCTCCAGTGACCACCTTCCTCCTCCAACACCCCTAGAGTCCCATCCAGCTTTCCCTGACTTACCTGGCAACAGTGGAGCCATAACCTATGGAGCCACACGAGGCTATGTACAAAACCACGCAGGGGCACCAGTCATGCCACAGCAGCCAAGTGACAATTCAG CAGATATCCCTGCCtatccagctgtgccctggagtGATTCCTACATGCAGGGAGCTCTTTTCTCCGATCAGTTGCATTCCCAAATGACTTTTTCTAGCATGGCAGGAGGGCAGTACTTCACAGAGCCGTATCTCCTTCAAGTGCCCAACAGAACAGTACTGGAATTCATGCCACAGACTGGAAGACAAAAGGGAGTGACACCACCAGAGCAAAGTTCCTATCAGAGCTACCAAACAGAGGCAGAGTTGGCAGCACTCACCGAAAAAGAGGACTTAGAGAGGAGCAGCAAGAAAGGAGAGACTG aaactgaaGAAGAAACTTATGACTGA
- the LOC131558374 gene encoding uncharacterized protein LOC131558374 isoform X2 produces the protein MLDTPSSECSLASQENGSTESFSYSDQNQGFSSPASCPCLEQLEPADNLEATYCQYSSQGGIYQLSQLCHQGHLASNMFSSDHLPPPTPLESHPAFPDLPGNSGAITYGATRGYVQNHAGAPVMPQQPSDNSDIPAYPAVPWSDSYMQGALFSDQLHSQMTFSSMAGGQYFTEPYLLQVPNRTVLEFMPQTGRQKGVTPPEQSSYQSYQTEAELAALTEKEDLERSSKKGETETEEETYD, from the exons ATGCTGGACACGCCCAGCAGTGAATGCAGCTTGGCCAGTCAGGAAAATGGCTCCACGGAATCCTTCTCTTACAGCGATCAGAATCAAGG CTTCAGTTCACCAGCTTCCTGCCCTtgtctggagcagctggagcctgcagacaaCCTGGAGGCCACCTACTGTCAATACAGCAGCCAGGGGGGAATCTATCAGCTCTCCCAGTTGTGTCACCAAGGTCACCTGGCCAGCAATATGTTCTCCAGTGACCACCTTCCTCCTCCAACACCCCTAGAGTCCCATCCAGCTTTCCCTGACTTACCTGGCAACAGTGGAGCCATAACCTATGGAGCCACACGAGGCTATGTACAAAACCACGCAGGGGCACCAGTCATGCCACAGCAGCCAAGTGACAATTCAG ATATCCCTGCCtatccagctgtgccctggagtGATTCCTACATGCAGGGAGCTCTTTTCTCCGATCAGTTGCATTCCCAAATGACTTTTTCTAGCATGGCAGGAGGGCAGTACTTCACAGAGCCGTATCTCCTTCAAGTGCCCAACAGAACAGTACTGGAATTCATGCCACAGACTGGAAGACAAAAGGGAGTGACACCACCAGAGCAAAGTTCCTATCAGAGCTACCAAACAGAGGCAGAGTTGGCAGCACTCACCGAAAAAGAGGACTTAGAGAGGAGCAGCAAGAAAGGAGAGACTG aaactgaaGAAGAAACTTATGACTGA